A part of Arachis hypogaea cultivar Tifrunner chromosome 12, arahy.Tifrunner.gnm2.J5K5, whole genome shotgun sequence genomic DNA contains:
- the LOC112726735 gene encoding hydroquinone glucosyltransferase — translation MEKKVCIAMVPCPGHGHLIPFIEFAKRFLLHNNNNGVFFHVTILVPTQGPPSSSTIAILNALPSNMDFTFLPSVTMDHLHNPPTHPIPRMKLIVQLSLPSLRKALTSLSSRTTLVALVSHFFSIDSLLLAQEFNIFSCVLYSAGATSLSFSLSFPMLDKESNNNGNDEFLDLTKPVKVSGCSVSFQVKDLPDLIHFPTSSEVYKSYLDVCKALSLVDVVILNSFNSLEGDTIAAIQKEKTGPFVYPIGPIIQTESSNEANKLECVRWLENQPPKSVIYICFGSGGTISHEQLNEIAHGLELSGHRFLWVLRPPSKISGSGYLVTKNDDPVEYLPSGFLNRTKGQGLVVPSWAPQIEILAHGSTGAFLSHCGWSSAMESIIHGVPIIAWPLFAEQRMNATLFTDLLKVALRPEQGDADENGIVTRDQVVKVIKRIMESDEGLEVRKRTRELSDEASLAIKHNGSSYMALSSLAQKWRLKSIA, via the coding sequence ATGGAAAAGAAGGTATGCATTGCAATGGTTCCGTGCCCTGGCCATGGCCATTTGATTCCATTCATTGAGTTTGCAAAGCGATTCCTTCTtcataataacaataatggtgtgTTCTTCCATGTCACAATCCTTGTTCCAACACAGGGCCCTCCTTCTTCTTCCACCATAGCCATCCTCAACGCTCTACCTTCAAACATGGACTTCACCTTTCTCCCTTCCGTCACCATGGACCACCTTCACAACCCTCCTACTCACCCCATTCCACGAATGAAGCTCATCGTTCAACTCTCTCTTCCCTCTCTCCGCAAAGCACTTACCTCGCTTTCTTCTCGCACTACCCTTGTCGCTTTGGTTTCACACTTTTTCTCAATCGACTCGCTCCTTCTTGCTCAAGAATTCAACATCTTCTCTTGCGTTCTCTACTCTGCAGGAGCTACCTCActctctttctcactttcttttccaATGCTTGACAAAGAGAGTAATAATAATGGAAATGATGAATTTCTAGACTTAACTAAACCTGTGAAAGTTTCAGGTTGTTCTGTTTCTTTTCAGGTGAAGGATCTTCCTGATCTTATTCACTTTCCAACATCAAGTGAGGTCTACAAATCCTATCTCGATGTATGCAAAGCCCTGTCTCTTGTTGATGTTGTCATTTTGAATAGCTTCAATTCTTTAGAAGGAGACACCATAGCAGCCATACAAAAAGAGAAGACTGGTCCTTTTGTTTATCCCATTGGACCCATTATTCAAACCGAGTCAAGCAATGAAGCGAACAAGTTAGAGTGCGTGAGATGGTTGGAGAATCAACCACCAAAGTCAGTGATTTATATATGCTTTGGGAGTGGTGGAACAATCTCTCATGAACAACTCAATGAGATTGCACATGGCTTAGAGTTAAGTGGCCATAGATTCTTGTGGGTTCTAAGACCCCCAAGCAAAATCTCTGGATCTGGTTATCTTGTAACAAAAAATGATGACCCAGTAGAGTATTTGCCTTCAGGATTCTTGAACAGGACCAAAGGTCAAGGCTTGGTGGTTCCATCATGGGCCCCACAAATTGAGATCCTTGCTCATGGCTCCACCGGTGCTTTCTTGAGCCATTGTGGTTGGAGCTCGGCAATGGAGAGCATCATCCATGGTGTGCCAATTATTGCATGGCCACTGTTTGCAGAGCAGAGAATGAATGCGACATTGTTCACAGATTTGCTCAAGGTGGCACTGAGGCCAGAGCAAGGTGATGCTGATGAAAATGGCATAGTAACAAGAGACCAAGTTGTTAAGGTTATAAAGAGGATCATGGAAAGCGATGAAGGGTTGGAAGTGCGTAAGAGAACAAGAGAGTTGAGTGATGAGGCTTCTCTTGCAATCAAACACAATGGCTCCTCCTACATGGCACTCTCTAGCCTTGCGCAAAAATGGCGCCTGAAGAGCATTGCTTAA